From the Benincasa hispida cultivar B227 unplaced genomic scaffold, ASM972705v1 Contig1258, whole genome shotgun sequence genome, the window aacttaaaaaaatacaatgttTCCTATACCCGACAATGATTAGCATATTTATATAGCTTTCAAGCTCatccaaaattcaaatcttGATTGTGCATAAATACATGCAAGCTTATAAAATTCAGAAAAGGAGAACAGAAGAAAAAATATGTTGTGAAGAAGTACTTACACCTAATAAGATATAGGATTCATATGCACATTTCAATGAAGTTACAGAATTGCAATCTAGGTAGGAAAACTTTAAGCAATACCAGCCATCCATCAAATCCAACGCAATAGCAAGCTCGGTTAAGCGCTCTGCATACATTTCAGCAGAATCCTTTGAAGAAAGCAAGGTATCCCGAACATCTGTTCCCCCCTCTTCCAGAATGAATGTCCCTAGCACCTATAGATTCGATACCACTTTTAATTTGTACATACTAAAAAACCACTCGTTTTAGTCATAATGATGCAATCACAAGCCCACTTAGTAACTAGCCCTTGTTCACAGGTAGCTATATACATATCTATAAATTACCGACTGGATATGAATTATACGATGCAAAATGTGGTCTAAGTTAATTTCTCGCAATAACATCAAGTCAATAAGCTTTCtaagaaaatttggaaaacatccacaattcaaaatatatgttctttaatttacatttatatttataatattttaactaACACGTCATTATTACagtgaaaggaaaaaaaaaaaaggacaaatcTCTACTAATTCAATCATTTTCatcaatgttttatttgctcatctttttatttgatttatataaaaaatgatgtCAAATGATTGTTCAAGATTGATAATGCATGATTTACCAGTAAATTCCTTAGGAAAGATGCAGAAAACCAATGTGTGCTATTTTTAAGGAGATGTGGGTAGTGTTTGggattgaatttgaaatggcTAAAATCACTTTTCTCATactcaaaatcactccaaaacaTATTTCTAAttactcaaaatcaattttgattatataaaaacCACATTTAAGATATAAAAtcaaacatttattttaatGGTTATGGTCACATTTGGGAGTGATTTCGaatatgaaaaatgtatttttagCCATTTAAAAATCGCTTCCAGATATGTCTATAATATACATCGTTATTTAAAATGTATGGTCACAACAAATGAGCCGAGAATTCATTTCATAACATTATAAAAATTTGCAGGCAAACTACAGTAGGCTAGATCAGGCACAATCCAACCTTTTAACTAATAACAATAGTAAGAAAACAAAGAAGTATGGAGCAGTAAAACCGATGAGTGAAGTGAGTAGGTACCTTAACACCGTGCCTGTGAGCAGTATTTGTCCAACATGGAGGGGGAAGCGTGACCAAATCATGCGAGAAGTACACAAAAACATCGATCAAATACCAATGCCATATTGCATAAGCATCTGGATTAGTTCCACCCTGAACCCATTTATCGTCTATATATCCACCAGCCATATCATGGCAAACAAGAATCCTACGCCTGTCGGGCAATGGCGCGGGCTGAAGAGGAACCGTGGATATATTAAATGGGTAGTGAAATGAATTGAAGTAGGCCCTGGACTCCAGGTCATCGAGTGTTTTAATAGGGTAAGCAATAGGAATAGAGGgcacagttgggtcaaatggaGGAGAAGGAGGTTCCGACCTTGTTTGGACAGAGCTCTGCTGGGCCATTGTGAAGAAAAAAGACGGAAGTATTCTGCAACTATGAAAGCGAATGGTTCTAACAAGGTTTAGGAATGCCGATTTATATAGGAGCAGAAAAGCATCATAAGCAACAAGTAATGATGTAAACAGAGACGAAGATTTGACTCTCAGTTTGAATAAACAAATAACGAACACTACACAGCATGAGATAAAGCCAAAAATTTCAATAGATAATGAAAGAACACTGGAAATCTCCATATAAAAGCAGATTCGATTGAGTATCTAACCTTTCTCCACTGCTCTTAATTGCCCAAATCGGGAAGAGTACCTGATTTAAAGGATGGGAAGGAATCGCTCTGGGGAACAGGCAGACGGATTATGCAAATGAAGAGTCATTgattcctttttccttttagttaTTCCCTTGTGTAAAAGGAAGAAGATCCTGGCGTTTCGATGGTGACTTCTATCTTCAGTTGCTGCCATTGTTGAAGCTGGTGGACCCTTCGATCGAAATGGAATGGGAAGAACTATCAAGAAAGTGATGGGGAAAATGGGGGTTTTGCGAAAAAGAAGAGCAAGGTTAGGGAAGGAACTGCTCTCTCTTGACAGAcggatttttcttttgtttttttctttctaaaataaaatgagcATGGAGATTAATTGTGTGTTTTTGTGATGTTCCAAGTCTGACGGGTAATTGTTACGAATAGGAACAAACAAAAAATGGAGCATATGACCAAATTTAGTGTTTCCTTTGAAAAATGTCGAAATCAACCAATAATTAGATTTATG encodes:
- the LOC120068874 gene encoding cytosolic endo-beta-N-acetylglucosaminidase 1-like isoform X4 is translated as MAQQSSVQTRAYFNSFHYPFNISTVPLQPAPLPDRRRILVCHDMAGGYIDDKWVQGGTNPDAYAIWHWYLIDVFVYFSHDLVTLPPPCWTNTAHRHGVKVLGTFILEEGGTDVRDTLLSSKDSAEMYAERLTELAIALDLMDGWYCLKFSYLDCNSVTSLKCAYESYILLGMNMEISMSLQQVTHLKEFVSHLTQSMHSKLPGSLVIWYDSVTVDGYLYWQNELNEKNKPFFDISDGIFVNYNWNEGTPEKSAVVAGERKHDVYMGIDVFGRGTFGGGGWDVSLLTL
- the LOC120068874 gene encoding cytosolic endo-beta-N-acetylglucosaminidase 1-like isoform X1; this encodes MEISSVLSLSIEIFGFISCCVVFVICLFKLRVKSSSLFTSLLVAYDAFLLLYKSAFLNLVRTIRFHSCRILPSFFFTMAQQSSVQTRSEPPSPPFDPTVPSIPIAYPIKTLDDLESRAYFNSFHYPFNISTVPLQPAPLPDRRRILVCHDMAGGYIDDKWVQGGTNPDAYAIWHWYLIDVFVYFSHDLVTLPPPCWTNTAHRHGVKVLGTFILEEGGTDVRDTLLSSKDSAEMYAERLTELAIALDLMDGWYCLKFSYLDCNSVTSLKCAYESYILLGMNMEISMSLQQVTHLKEFVSHLTQSMHSKLPGSLVIWYDSVTVDGYLYWQNELNEKNKPFFDISDGIFVNYNWNEGTPEKSAVVAGERKHDVYMGIDVFGRGTFGGGGWDVSLLTL
- the LOC120068874 gene encoding cytosolic endo-beta-N-acetylglucosaminidase 1-like isoform X3 translates to MAQQSSVQTRSEPPSPPFDPTVPSIPIAYPIKTLDDLESRAYFNSFHYPFNISTVPLQPAPLPDRRRILVCHDMAGGYIDDKWVQGGTNPDAYAIWHWYLIDVFVYFSHDLVTLPPPCWTNTAHRHGVKVLGTFILEEGGTDVRDTLLSSKDSAEMYAERLTELAIALDLMDGWYCLKFSYLDCNSVTSLKCAYESYILLGMNMEISMSLQQVTHLKEFVSHLTQSMHSKLPGSLVIWYDSVTVDGYLYWQNELNEKNKPFFDISDGIFVNYNWNEGTPEKSAVVAGERKHDVYMGIDVFGRGTFGGGGWDVSLLTL
- the LOC120068874 gene encoding cytosolic endo-beta-N-acetylglucosaminidase 1-like isoform X2, with the translated sequence MEISSVLSLSIEIFGFISCCVVFVICLFKLRVKSSSLFTSLLVAYDAFLLLYKSAFLNLVRTIRFHSCRILPSFFFTMAQQSSVQTRAYFNSFHYPFNISTVPLQPAPLPDRRRILVCHDMAGGYIDDKWVQGGTNPDAYAIWHWYLIDVFVYFSHDLVTLPPPCWTNTAHRHGVKVLGTFILEEGGTDVRDTLLSSKDSAEMYAERLTELAIALDLMDGWYCLKFSYLDCNSVTSLKCAYESYILLGMNMEISMSLQQVTHLKEFVSHLTQSMHSKLPGSLVIWYDSVTVDGYLYWQNELNEKNKPFFDISDGIFVNYNWNEGTPEKSAVVAGERKHDVYMGIDVFGRGTFGGGGWDVSLLTL